A genomic region of Desulfosarcina ovata subsp. ovata contains the following coding sequences:
- a CDS encoding DUF523 domain-containing protein: MILVSACLCGQPCRYDGRSKSHPRFMNCQARDGVLPICPEQLGGLSTPRTACSLVGGDGADVLAGRATVVDRFGADRTQAFIQGARRTLEMAEDHGIRRCCLKAKSPSCGSATLRLPADGAWPQGYRPVLGVTAALLLAHGMQIEEIP; this comes from the coding sequence ATGATTCTTGTCAGTGCCTGCCTTTGCGGTCAGCCCTGCCGTTATGACGGACGGAGCAAATCCCATCCACGATTCATGAATTGTCAGGCACGGGACGGCGTCTTACCAATATGCCCGGAGCAGTTGGGGGGATTGTCCACCCCGCGGACCGCCTGTAGCCTGGTTGGCGGTGACGGGGCCGATGTGCTGGCAGGCCGGGCAACGGTGGTCGATCGATTCGGCGCGGATCGCACCCAGGCCTTCATCCAAGGGGCCCGGCGGACCCTCGAAATGGCCGAGGATCATGGTATCCGGCGTTGCTGTCTGAAAGCCAAAAGCCCGTCCTGCGGTTCCGCGACGTTGCGCCTGCCTGCCGACGGTGCCTGGCCCCAGGGATATCGGCCGGTATTGGGGGTGACGGCGGCGCTGCTGTTGGCCCACGGCATGCAGATTGAAGAGATCCCCTAA
- a CDS encoding NAD(P)/FAD-dependent oxidoreductase — MHSASPNTGFFDVIIVGGGPAGLFAAFYLGAQTDLKVLLLERGKGPLKRACPVADRQYCTQCKPCNILCGIGGAGLFSDGKLNFIHKLGKTDLTQFMPISAAEALIDETETIFNRFGMDGPVYPTDMAAAREIRKNAKRFGIDLLLIKQKHLGSDRLPGYIAAMSDYLRAQGVTIHTSESVEAVQVDQGRVVGVQTRRGAYRCDNVILAPGRIGADWVARVAEKLGIGLTQRGIEVGVRVEVHNDIMQDLCDVIYDPTFFVQTGKYDDQTRTFCTNQGGFVSLESYSDFVCVNGHAYHDRKSANTNFAFLSKVVLTEPVTDNQAYGEAIGRLATLIGGGKPILQRFGDLKRGRRSTWNRIHKGYIEPTLTNVVCGDIAMALPERILTNIIDGLERLNSVIPGVSNDETLLYAPEIKFFATQVETSAQLETQVGGMYVAGDGPGVAGNIVSAAATGLIPAKAIVERRRASGK; from the coding sequence TTGCATAGCGCATCTCCGAATACCGGTTTTTTTGACGTCATCATTGTCGGCGGTGGTCCGGCCGGCCTTTTTGCGGCCTTTTACCTGGGCGCGCAAACCGATCTGAAGGTGTTGCTCCTGGAGCGGGGCAAGGGACCGCTCAAACGGGCCTGTCCGGTGGCCGACCGCCAGTACTGCACCCAGTGCAAGCCCTGCAATATTCTCTGCGGGATCGGGGGCGCGGGCCTTTTTTCCGACGGCAAACTCAACTTTATTCACAAGCTGGGCAAAACCGATTTGACCCAGTTCATGCCCATATCGGCCGCCGAGGCCCTGATCGACGAGACCGAAACCATTTTCAACCGTTTCGGAATGGACGGGCCGGTCTATCCGACGGATATGGCGGCGGCCCGGGAGATCCGCAAAAATGCCAAACGGTTCGGCATCGACCTGTTGCTGATCAAGCAGAAACACCTGGGCAGCGACCGTCTGCCCGGCTACATTGCCGCCATGAGCGATTATCTTCGCGCCCAGGGGGTGACGATCCACACATCCGAATCGGTCGAGGCGGTGCAGGTGGACCAGGGGCGGGTTGTGGGCGTACAGACCCGTCGCGGGGCGTACCGTTGCGATAATGTGATTTTGGCGCCGGGGCGCATCGGAGCGGACTGGGTCGCCCGGGTGGCCGAGAAACTGGGCATCGGCCTGACCCAGCGGGGGATCGAGGTGGGGGTGCGCGTGGAGGTGCACAACGACATCATGCAGGATCTGTGTGATGTGATCTACGACCCCACGTTTTTTGTTCAGACCGGCAAGTACGACGATCAGACCCGCACCTTCTGCACCAACCAGGGCGGGTTTGTCTCCTTGGAGAGCTACAGCGATTTCGTTTGCGTCAACGGTCACGCCTACCATGACCGCAAATCGGCCAACACCAACTTCGCGTTTCTGTCCAAGGTGGTGCTCACCGAACCGGTGACCGACAACCAGGCCTATGGCGAGGCCATCGGGCGGCTGGCGACCCTCATCGGCGGCGGCAAGCCGATCCTGCAGCGCTTCGGCGATCTGAAGCGCGGACGGCGCAGTACCTGGAACCGTATCCACAAAGGCTATATCGAACCCACCCTGACCAATGTGGTGTGTGGGGATATTGCCATGGCCCTTCCCGAACGGATCCTCACCAATATCATCGACGGGCTGGAGCGATTGAACAGTGTGATTCCGGGCGTTTCCAACGATGAGACCCTGCTCTATGCACCCGAAATCAAGTTTTTCGCCACCCAGGTGGAGACCTCTGCCCAACTGGAAACCCAGGTCGGCGGCATGTACGTGGCCGGCGACGGACCGGGCGTGGCGGGTAATATCGTTTCGGCTGCCGCCACGGGCTTGATCCCGGCCAAAGCGATTGTAGAACGGCGGCGTGCATCTGGAAAATGA
- the purN gene encoding phosphoribosylglycinamide formyltransferase, which yields MGEKIRIGALISGGGTNLQAIIDACEDGRIDGRMIFVGSDQPDVKGLKRAGNHGIPAFVVDYAPLIQAYRRDPAGFALPEDCDIEAILTKQHLFPADTPKDRVQAFFSTRAAAENRLLAEMAAHGPIDLLVLAGFMRNLTPYFIDRFNPDPAKPRIMNIHPAILPSFPGVDGYGDTFRYGCKVGGCTVHFIDYGEDSGPIIGQRSFPILETDTLDDVKRKGLEQEWQLYPECIQHLAHGRLTTVKMTHRMDDGTIRQRTVVKIAQTD from the coding sequence ATGGGTGAGAAGATTCGTATCGGCGCACTGATTTCCGGCGGAGGGACCAATCTGCAGGCCATTATCGACGCCTGTGAGGACGGCCGCATTGATGGCCGCATGATCTTTGTGGGGTCGGACCAGCCCGATGTGAAGGGACTGAAGCGGGCCGGCAACCATGGTATTCCCGCTTTCGTTGTGGACTATGCGCCATTGATCCAGGCCTATCGGCGGGATCCGGCGGGGTTCGCACTGCCCGAGGATTGCGACATCGAAGCGATCCTGACCAAACAGCACCTCTTCCCAGCCGATACCCCCAAAGACCGCGTACAGGCCTTTTTCAGTACCCGGGCCGCCGCAGAAAACCGGCTGCTCGCCGAGATGGCGGCCCATGGCCCGATCGATCTTCTCGTTCTGGCCGGTTTCATGCGCAACCTGACCCCCTATTTCATCGACCGTTTCAACCCGGACCCGGCTAAGCCGCGCATCATGAACATCCATCCGGCCATTTTGCCTTCGTTTCCCGGTGTTGACGGCTACGGTGACACCTTCCGCTACGGCTGCAAAGTCGGCGGATGCACGGTCCATTTTATCGATTATGGGGAGGACTCCGGCCCCATCATCGGCCAGCGGTCCTTTCCGATCCTGGAAACCGACACCCTGGACGATGTCAAACGCAAAGGACTGGAACAGGAGTGGCAACTCTATCCGGAATGCATTCAGCATCTTGCCCACGGCCGTCTGACAACGGTAAAAATGACCCACCGTATGGACGACGGGACGATACGGCAACGCACGGTGGTAAAAATCGCCCAAACCGATTAA
- a CDS encoding VWA domain-containing protein: MAAVWQPDPEATLRRHLDHLTIADPEAARRLQTPLADLDPASPVEGMDRAIDTIIEALAVETSYGHTLADGVGRILAGGGQSRMKRYLDQVTAAAAKGPTLATLMARHLPAVLTCPDEHLAVHFEAAVQVMLKKGTYTLNAPLETLSGLIDDGDIACAHAFLDLLTTAYALDTTYNRTVYLTHTLARAVAGFARRRRLWQIQGLTRIMGIDERLADGYLQGLAGGLHLLSEPALDRFLDQAIGRYDRNPDAGGRFLSLESRQARETCQALQVAVPLSAVRSNLERYLSARTGLAIGVRPLSTLSSRSASPPLVRCDGRAIYLPDEMDLLDDREANAGLYKLLVRLEAGAIEFGTFDLDTEMAVATAGMRPCQETSPVTALPSDLERLIRRFDRPDLALDLFTLFEHARTARSVRRRYPGLFRRLTDAQNDASLAAIGGDVPGGTLYPFYRHLVMQVPLSADPSQQTLFQAMADRFNRPTDGNDTDTPNHSVCLTLEFYPALSRLGEGYIPLQAPFGRRFDPDRFGSFHAAYQRLASEIKTHLNAREIRVYRSDIQCLLVEQNGQLDASDLYRLIAGKPAAADPTATTVIDLPDLEALICRCGLGPQDIDKDGANAFRYREWDWCMGDYLPDRVRLLEHEIHSSDPGFYRRTLDTFHGLVRRIRYAFELLRPEEITILRQWREGDAFDYRALLDWAIDRKAGLIPSDRLFIKRVKRIRDVATLLLVDLSRSTANTVDERGTRVLDVEKQAIVLLCEALQVVGDRFAVAGFSGSGPLGVDYYRIKDLEAPFDDAVKSRISAMAPQRSTRMGAAIRHATALLQPVQARVRLIIILGDGFPNDLEYKGPYAVEDTRRAVMEARAAAVHVKAITVNISDNGQLDRLYGSHHHTLIGNVRDLPDKLVRVYSALTRH; encoded by the coding sequence ATGGCTGCGGTTTGGCAACCAGACCCGGAAGCGACCCTTCGCCGGCACCTGGACCATCTGACCATTGCCGATCCGGAGGCGGCCCGGCGGCTGCAGACGCCCCTTGCCGATCTGGATCCGGCATCACCGGTCGAGGGGATGGACCGGGCCATCGATACGATTATCGAGGCCCTGGCGGTCGAGACCTCCTATGGTCACACCCTGGCTGACGGGGTCGGCCGGATACTGGCCGGCGGGGGGCAGTCCCGGATGAAACGCTACCTGGACCAGGTCACCGCCGCCGCCGCCAAAGGGCCGACCCTGGCTACTCTTATGGCCCGGCACCTGCCTGCAGTCCTGACCTGCCCCGACGAGCATCTGGCCGTTCATTTTGAAGCGGCCGTCCAAGTGATGCTGAAAAAGGGTACCTATACGCTCAACGCGCCCCTGGAGACCCTTTCCGGCCTCATCGACGATGGCGATATCGCCTGCGCCCATGCCTTTCTCGACCTGCTGACCACCGCCTATGCCCTGGACACCACCTATAACCGCACGGTCTATCTGACCCACACCCTGGCCCGGGCCGTGGCGGGATTTGCCCGTCGCCGCCGGTTGTGGCAGATCCAGGGCCTGACGCGCATCATGGGCATCGACGAGCGCCTTGCCGATGGCTACCTGCAGGGACTCGCCGGCGGGCTGCATCTTCTTTCGGAACCGGCGCTGGACCGTTTTCTGGACCAGGCCATCGGACGTTACGACCGCAACCCGGACGCGGGGGGCCGTTTCCTCTCCCTGGAATCCCGCCAGGCCAGGGAAACCTGCCAGGCGCTTCAGGTGGCCGTGCCCCTGTCAGCGGTCCGTTCCAACCTGGAACGTTACCTGAGCGCCCGTACGGGTCTGGCCATTGGTGTGCGCCCGCTTTCCACCCTGTCAAGTCGATCGGCGTCCCCGCCCCTGGTCCGCTGTGACGGCCGCGCCATCTACCTGCCCGACGAAATGGATCTGTTGGATGACCGCGAGGCCAACGCCGGCCTGTATAAACTGCTGGTGCGCCTGGAAGCGGGGGCCATCGAATTCGGCACCTTTGATCTGGACACGGAAATGGCCGTTGCCACAGCCGGCATGCGGCCTTGTCAGGAGACATCGCCGGTCACGGCCCTGCCGTCCGATCTGGAACGGTTGATCCGGCGGTTCGACCGGCCGGATCTGGCCCTGGACCTGTTTACCCTTTTCGAACATGCCCGCACCGCCCGGAGCGTCCGCAGGCGCTATCCCGGCCTTTTCCGCCGCCTCACCGATGCCCAGAACGACGCGTCCCTGGCCGCCATCGGCGGCGATGTTCCCGGGGGAACCCTCTACCCGTTTTACCGTCACCTGGTCATGCAGGTCCCCCTGTCGGCAGATCCGTCGCAACAGACCCTTTTCCAAGCGATGGCCGACCGTTTCAATCGGCCGACGGATGGAAATGACACGGATACACCGAACCACAGCGTTTGCTTGACCCTGGAATTCTACCCGGCGCTGTCCAGGCTTGGGGAGGGCTACATCCCTCTGCAAGCGCCCTTTGGCCGCCGATTCGATCCCGATCGGTTCGGATCGTTTCATGCCGCCTACCAGCGCCTGGCCAGCGAAATCAAAACCCACCTGAACGCACGAGAAATCCGGGTGTATCGAAGCGACATCCAGTGCCTGCTGGTCGAACAGAACGGACAGCTCGATGCATCCGACCTATACCGGCTGATCGCCGGCAAACCGGCCGCAGCCGACCCGACCGCCACGACAGTGATCGACTTGCCCGATCTTGAAGCCCTGATATGCCGTTGCGGATTAGGGCCGCAGGACATCGACAAGGATGGCGCCAATGCCTTCCGATACCGGGAATGGGACTGGTGCATGGGCGACTATCTGCCGGATCGGGTGCGGCTGCTGGAACATGAGATCCACAGCAGTGACCCGGGCTTCTACCGCCGGACGCTGGATACCTTTCATGGGCTGGTGCGGCGTATCCGCTACGCCTTCGAACTGTTGCGGCCCGAAGAGATCACCATCCTGCGGCAGTGGCGGGAGGGCGACGCCTTCGACTACCGCGCCCTGCTGGACTGGGCCATCGACCGCAAGGCCGGCCTGATTCCCTCGGACCGCCTCTTCATTAAGCGGGTCAAACGAATCCGGGATGTGGCCACGCTGTTGCTGGTGGACCTCTCGCGCTCCACGGCCAATACCGTGGACGAACGGGGCACCCGGGTGCTGGACGTGGAGAAGCAGGCCATCGTACTGCTCTGCGAGGCCCTCCAGGTGGTAGGCGACCGTTTTGCCGTGGCCGGTTTCTCGGGCAGCGGCCCGCTGGGAGTGGATTACTACCGCATCAAAGACCTCGAGGCACCCTTTGACGACGCGGTCAAAAGCCGCATCAGCGCCATGGCCCCCCAGCGCAGCACCCGCATGGGCGCAGCCATCCGCCATGCCACCGCCCTGCTGCAACCGGTCCAGGCGCGGGTGCGATTGATCATAATTCTGGGCGACGGGTTCCCCAACGACCTTGAATACAAAGGGCCCTATGCCGTGGAGGACACCCGCCGGGCAGTCATGGAAGCGCGCGCCGCCGCCGTACATGTCAAGGCCATCACCGTCAACATCAGCGACAACGGTCAGCTGGACCGCCTTTACGGCAGCCACCACCACACCCTGATCGGCAACGTCCGCGACCTGCCCGACAAACTGGTCAGGGTTTACAGCGCACTGACGCGACATTAA
- a CDS encoding TraB/GumN family protein yields the protein MNDKLNSEMIHHLDFEDKKVILVGTAHVSKDSVELVEAVIDETRPDTVCVELCESRAQSIRQKQRWQEMDIIKVIKEKKAFLLLSNLMLASFQRRIADRLEVAPGQEMIQAMASADAVGAAVHLADRDIRVTLSRTWRSMGLWGKVKLIFQLILSLGEVEEISEADVEKMKQQDMLASILDEVGKSMPQLRNSLIDERDRYLTEKIRTAPGNTIVAVVGAGHVPGIKRYWDQAVDLASLESLPPKGPLTGFLKWFIPVCICLLIVYGFSRGGAAAGADMVTWWVAANGVLAGLGALIALGHPLTILSSVLAAPLTSLNPMIAAGWVSGIVEAFSRKPKVKDFESLPKDILSVKGFWRNKVTRILLVVVFTNLGSAVGTFVAIPMMMKYL from the coding sequence ATGAACGATAAACTCAACAGCGAGATGATTCACCATCTCGATTTCGAAGACAAAAAGGTCATTCTGGTGGGCACGGCCCACGTATCTAAAGATAGTGTAGAACTGGTCGAGGCCGTCATTGACGAAACCCGGCCCGATACCGTCTGTGTGGAGCTGTGCGAAAGCCGCGCGCAATCCATCCGCCAGAAACAGCGCTGGCAGGAGATGGATATCATCAAGGTAATCAAAGAGAAGAAAGCCTTTCTGCTGCTTTCCAACCTGATGCTGGCCTCGTTTCAACGGCGCATTGCCGATCGTCTGGAGGTGGCCCCCGGTCAGGAAATGATTCAGGCGATGGCCTCGGCCGACGCCGTGGGCGCCGCCGTGCATCTGGCGGACCGGGATATCCGTGTGACCCTCTCCAGAACCTGGCGCAGCATGGGGTTGTGGGGGAAGGTGAAACTGATTTTCCAGCTGATTCTGTCCTTGGGCGAGGTCGAAGAAATCAGTGAGGCGGATGTGGAAAAAATGAAGCAGCAGGACATGCTGGCCTCGATCCTTGACGAGGTCGGCAAATCCATGCCCCAGTTGCGCAACAGCCTCATCGACGAGCGGGATCGCTATCTGACCGAAAAAATCCGCACGGCGCCGGGAAACACCATCGTGGCCGTGGTCGGCGCCGGGCACGTGCCGGGAATCAAACGCTACTGGGATCAGGCGGTGGATCTGGCATCCCTGGAATCATTGCCCCCCAAAGGGCCGCTGACCGGATTTCTGAAGTGGTTCATTCCGGTCTGTATCTGCCTGTTGATCGTATACGGGTTTTCCCGTGGCGGCGCTGCCGCCGGGGCCGACATGGTCACCTGGTGGGTGGCGGCCAACGGTGTTCTGGCGGGACTTGGCGCCTTGATTGCCCTGGGCCATCCGTTGACGATCCTCTCTTCTGTTCTGGCGGCACCGTTGACCTCGCTCAATCCCATGATCGCTGCCGGCTGGGTGTCCGGCATCGTCGAGGCCTTTTCCCGCAAGCCCAAGGTCAAAGATTTCGAAAGCCTGCCCAAAGATATCCTTTCGGTCAAAGGCTTCTGGCGCAACAAGGTGACCCGCATTCTGCTGGTGGTAGTGTTCACCAACCTGGGCAGTGCCGTCGGCACCTTCGTGGCCATTCCCATGATGATGAAATATCTCTGA
- a CDS encoding EAL and HDOD domain-containing protein: MEDVYVARQPIFNKKKAVVAYELLFRDGAVNQVPVIHGDVATKTLLANTFFTIGINALAEGKKTFINFTQNLLENKIPLLLPKETTVVEILEDVQPGPALINSCEELSAAGYTLALDDFVYAPELDPLIALADIIKFDFRLTPATELNADLKRLPIDRLHLLAEKVESIEEFESALQMGFDLFQGYFFCKPEIVQGREVQGFQLNLMMIMAQINSGRFSLKDLENIIVRDMGISYKLLKYVNSVFFARVRKLSSVKQALVYLGENEIRRFVSLVAMSRLAKGKPDELIRMACVRGKFCELLSDDARERTSPSEMFTLGMFSLIDAVTDQPMDKVLGELPLTDSIKLALIHKKGRLARFIELVTAYENGRWSEITQLAEALKSDDAKIPAFYLRACQWADTAKNAV; this comes from the coding sequence ATGGAAGATGTTTACGTTGCCCGGCAGCCCATCTTCAACAAAAAAAAGGCGGTGGTCGCCTATGAACTGCTGTTTCGAGACGGTGCGGTCAACCAGGTACCGGTCATTCATGGGGATGTGGCAACAAAGACCCTGCTGGCCAATACGTTTTTCACCATCGGTATCAACGCCCTCGCAGAGGGGAAAAAAACGTTTATCAACTTCACCCAGAATCTTCTGGAAAACAAAATCCCCTTGCTTTTGCCCAAGGAAACCACCGTTGTCGAAATTCTCGAAGATGTCCAACCCGGTCCGGCCCTGATCAATTCCTGCGAGGAGTTGTCTGCCGCCGGCTATACCCTTGCGCTGGACGATTTCGTGTATGCGCCGGAACTCGATCCCCTGATCGCCCTGGCCGATATTATTAAGTTTGATTTCCGTCTGACACCGGCAACAGAACTCAATGCCGATCTGAAGCGACTGCCTATCGATCGTCTGCATCTGCTGGCCGAGAAAGTGGAAAGCATCGAAGAATTTGAATCGGCCCTACAGATGGGCTTCGATCTGTTTCAGGGCTATTTTTTCTGCAAGCCGGAAATTGTTCAAGGACGTGAGGTTCAAGGTTTCCAGCTGAACCTGATGATGATCATGGCTCAGATTAACAGCGGGCGTTTCAGTTTGAAGGACCTTGAAAATATCATCGTCAGAGACATGGGCATTTCCTATAAATTGCTAAAATATGTCAATTCCGTATTTTTCGCCCGTGTCCGCAAGCTTTCATCTGTCAAGCAGGCCCTCGTTTATCTGGGCGAAAATGAGATTCGCCGTTTTGTCTCCCTGGTCGCCATGTCCCGATTGGCAAAGGGCAAGCCCGACGAGTTGATTCGTATGGCCTGCGTGCGCGGCAAGTTTTGTGAATTGCTAAGCGATGATGCCCGGGAAAGGACGTCTCCGTCGGAAATGTTCACCCTGGGGATGTTTTCCCTGATCGACGCGGTAACGGATCAGCCAATGGACAAGGTTCTCGGGGAACTGCCGCTTACCGATTCGATAAAACTTGCTCTGATCCACAAAAAGGGCCGCCTGGCCAGGTTTATCGAACTGGTGACGGCTTATGAAAACGGGCGCTGGTCAGAGATCACTCAACTTGCTGAAGCGCTCAAGTCCGATGATGCCAAAATCCCGGCTTTCTACCTGCGGGCCTGCCAGTGGGCCGATACCGCTAAAAATGCCGTCTGA
- a CDS encoding outer membrane protein assembly factor BamD, whose translation MKRLLLVCMSVLLVCSGCAWFEGHRGDKTAQELVQDGVDLFSNGHYIKAIESFEKLRDWYPFSKYAILAELKIADAHFNLKSYADAIFAYESFEQLHPRNEAIPYVIYRIGRSYFNQMGTPDQDPSHTAKALETYQRLARQYPDDAYASMARNDMVACYQNLSEHEFYVGVFYYKQKNYKAAKNRFLAVVEKYPDVGHHHAALTYLANCDLWIQTQEEPEEIASAPAP comes from the coding sequence ATGAAACGTTTGCTGCTTGTCTGCATGAGCGTGTTGCTGGTCTGTTCAGGATGTGCTTGGTTTGAAGGCCATCGAGGGGATAAAACCGCCCAGGAACTGGTTCAGGACGGTGTCGACCTGTTTAGCAACGGCCATTATATAAAAGCGATCGAATCTTTTGAAAAATTGCGTGACTGGTATCCTTTCTCAAAATACGCGATCCTGGCTGAACTGAAGATTGCTGATGCGCATTTCAATCTTAAATCATACGCCGATGCCATTTTTGCCTACGAGTCGTTCGAACAGTTGCATCCACGCAACGAAGCCATTCCTTACGTGATTTATCGTATCGGTCGGTCCTACTTCAACCAGATGGGGACGCCCGATCAGGACCCATCGCATACGGCAAAGGCACTTGAAACCTACCAGCGGCTGGCTCGGCAATATCCGGACGACGCCTATGCCAGCATGGCCAGGAATGACATGGTGGCCTGCTATCAGAACCTTTCCGAACATGAATTTTATGTCGGCGTGTTCTACTACAAACAGAAGAATTACAAAGCGGCCAAAAATCGTTTTCTTGCCGTGGTGGAAAAGTACCCGGACGTCGGGCACCATCACGCTGCGCTGACCTACCTGGCAAATTGTGATCTCTGGATTCAGACCCAGGAAGAACCGGAAGAAATTGCTTCCGCACCCGCACCATGA
- the trxA gene encoding thioredoxin, which yields MAAGIMEIEDSSFDAQVIKSEQPVVVDFWAPWCGPCKAIGPILDELADAYGDKVKFTKCNVDDNPVTPGKFGIKAIPTLIFFKNGEVSDQITGMVAKAKLEEALNSVLS from the coding sequence ATGGCAGCCGGTATCATGGAAATAGAGGACAGTAGTTTTGATGCTCAGGTCATTAAAAGCGAGCAACCCGTCGTGGTTGATTTCTGGGCTCCGTGGTGCGGTCCCTGTAAAGCGATCGGACCCATTCTGGACGAACTGGCCGACGCTTACGGAGATAAAGTAAAGTTCACCAAGTGCAACGTGGACGACAACCCCGTAACGCCGGGCAAGTTCGGCATTAAAGCAATTCCCACGCTGATTTTCTTCAAAAATGGCGAAGTGTCGGATCAGATTACCGGCATGGTCGCGAAAGCCAAACTGGAAGAGGCCCTTAACAGTGTTCTCTCCTAA
- a CDS encoding CbbQ/NirQ/NorQ/GpvN family protein — protein sequence MSTNSESKNPYTIQTEPFYLATGGEIELFEAASTACLPVMLKGPTGCGKTRFVEHMAYRLKRPLITVACHEDLFASDLIGRYLLKDDETVWVDGPLTRAVRMGAICYLDEIVEARKDTTVVIHPLTDNRRSLSIDKKGEVIRAHPDFLMVISYNPGYQSVLKDLKQSTRQRFVALTFDYPQPEDEARIVATEGQIDPDTAMRLVTLASKIRNIREQGLTEGASTRLLIYAANLIGSGIAFKRACTAALCQPLTDDDRLQETLNDLIDDLV from the coding sequence ATGTCGACAAACAGCGAATCTAAAAATCCATACACCATCCAAACCGAGCCCTTTTACCTCGCCACCGGCGGTGAAATCGAATTGTTCGAGGCGGCGTCTACGGCCTGTCTGCCGGTCATGCTCAAAGGCCCCACCGGTTGCGGGAAGACGCGTTTTGTCGAGCATATGGCCTATCGACTGAAACGGCCGCTGATCACCGTGGCCTGCCATGAGGATCTGTTTGCCTCAGACCTGATCGGCCGGTATCTGCTCAAGGACGATGAGACCGTCTGGGTCGACGGCCCCCTGACCCGGGCCGTGCGCATGGGCGCCATCTGCTACCTGGACGAAATCGTCGAGGCCCGCAAAGACACCACCGTGGTCATCCACCCCCTTACCGACAACCGCCGCAGCCTGTCCATCGACAAAAAGGGAGAGGTGATCCGGGCACATCCCGATTTCCTCATGGTCATCTCCTACAATCCGGGCTACCAGTCGGTGCTCAAGGACCTCAAACAGAGCACTCGCCAGCGGTTCGTGGCCCTCACCTTCGATTATCCGCAACCGGAAGACGAAGCCCGCATCGTGGCCACGGAGGGTCAGATCGATCCCGATACGGCCATGCGGCTGGTGACCCTGGCCAGCAAAATCCGCAACATCCGCGAGCAGGGCCTCACCGAGGGGGCCTCCACCCGTCTGCTGATCTATGCCGCCAATCTGATCGGTAGCGGAATCGCCTTCAAACGCGCCTGCACAGCGGCATTGTGTCAGCCACTCACCGATGACGATCGGCTGCAGGAGACCTTAAACGATCTGATCGACGATCTGGTCTGA